One Vibrio rumoiensis genomic window, GTTGAATCAGTCAATAACTCATTAGCGCGCTTACAAGTTGAAGATATTGATGTGCTATTAATTCATCGCCCGGATGCACTAATGGATGCGGATGAAGTGGCTGAGACATTTTCTGAGCTAAAACAAGTCGGTAAAGTGAAGCACTTTGGTGTGTCTAACTTTACACCTCGTCAATTTGAGTTACTTCAATCTCGTTTAGATGCGCCGTTAGTGACCAACCAGGTTGAAATTAACCCATTAAATTTTGATGTAGTTGATGACGGTACTCTAGATTTGCTTCAACAATTGCGTGTAAAGCCAATGGCTTGGTCTTGCCTTGCTGGTGGCTCTATTTTTAATGGTTTAAAAGAGCAACATATTCGCGTACGTGATGAACTAGAAGCGATTCGTGAAGAAGTCGGCGCACAAAGTATTGATCAAGTGATCTATGCTTGGGTTCGTCGTTTGCCATCTAAGCCAATGCCAATCATTGGTTCTGGTAAAATTGAGCGAGTTCAAACTGCGATTGATGCTCTAAGCATTGAATTAACCCGTGAGCAATGGTTTAGAGTGTGGATTGCGTCGAAAGGTCACGGTGTGCCATAAACCACTATGCACGTATAGTAATTGTACTTAGTTAATAAGGAGCTCACTTGAGCTCCTTTTTACATTGTTTTGGTGTTGAATTCGGGGCAATCCGTTGTTTTATGATAATGAGGTAGGTTGGTACGGCAGTCCGGCCTGTTGAATAGATTGGCATATCGTCTCACGTATCCATTGATGACCTTGGTCTTGATTATTTCTTTCATGCCACAGCAATACATAAGCCATTGGCATAAATTCAAATGGTAGCGGTAATTGAGTCAGCGGATAAAGCTTTAGTGCGTGGCTAGCAAAGCTTGAGGGTAGGGTGAAGATCAAATCAGTATGAGCACATACGCTCGCCGCGCCATAAAAATCCGGCACAGTAGTATTAATTTTACGATGATGACCTAATTCTGCGAGGTAGTAATCTAACGCCCACCATTCCTTACCTTCGCAACGAACTTGCACATGTGATAACGCTAAATAGTGCTCTAATGTCCAGTCAGTCTCTTTAATTGTTTTTAATACGGGATGATCATTTCGTACCAAGCAAACTTGTTGATCCTTAAATAAGGTTTGGTGCTCAATGCCTTCGGGTAGCTTGCCGACACTAAATTCTGATTGAGGATGCAAATCCCGCCCAGCAATACCAAAATCGATTTGCCCGTGTTGCAAGTCGTTAAACGATTGGCCAGTCCATAGATAAGAATCAAGTTGAATATTAGGCGCTTGGTTAAGTAATGACCCAATAAAAGAGGGAATCAAGGTTTCGTAGGCACTTTCAACCATAG contains:
- a CDS encoding LysR substrate-binding domain-containing protein; amino-acid sequence: MVESAYETLIPSFIGSLLNQAPNIQLDSYLWTGQSFNDLQHGQIDFGIAGRDLHPQSEFSVGKLPEGIEHQTLFKDQQVCLVRNDHPVLKTIKETDWTLEHYLALSHVQVRCEGKEWWALDYYLAELGHHRKINTTVPDFYGAASVCAHTDLIFTLPSSFASHALKLYPLTQLPLPFEFMPMAYVLLWHERNNQDQGHQWIRETICQSIQQAGLPYQPTSLS